The proteins below come from a single Chryseobacterium sp. MA9 genomic window:
- a CDS encoding SusC/RagA family TonB-linked outer membrane protein, protein MRKAVIPVLFVFSLTANAQEKKSADTTKTNSIEEVVVTSLGIKRQARSLTYSSQQIGGDELTEVKTPNLLNSINGKVSNVQINRTNGVGSSVRVIMRGDKSVNSAQPLYVIDGLPIINGTGKSADIGQYSNMPDPGDVLSSINPDDIESINFLKGASASALYGSAGGNGAILITTKKGRAGKSSITYSSSLTVDRAYSLPKLQHSYLSYDPSVTGSQPGQSTESWGAKGASKDYLKDFLQTGTTWVNSLSFQSGNEKSTSYFSIGNTTNKGVVPMSYFDQYNVSFRNSSKFLDDKLTLDANFIGSLQESKNRQTPGASFSPLTSLYWLPRGVDFDQYGPDNYTYLNKERFLPAQNWWEVNPDGSFKGNPPTQNPYWILNRNPVTVSNKNTYGALSLSYQINPWLTARVRGNYSWNISDSQRDIAAFSAPTLLAVNEGINGRILKNTYENSSTYGDVLLIGSPKISESISLDFTMGGSINTTRNKIGQIDNAYLTNPNLFTVSNLEWGKKRSPGDGYHNIYTNMKKQVQSVFASATVGYKNMFYVDMTFRNDWDSSLALTGRTGFDYESVGANAVLSSVFKLPEVISFWKVRGSYATVGLGLPTNISNAMIEYNKGYTFGVDAGTLVFPKSSFITDPKYKDLFPKPEFNKTFEVGTELRMFNNKLSFDITYYNSNTSNQLLETKIDSYFGGIAPGSYYINAGKIRNTGFESSLSYKIFSSEKFGWTTTLNASANKNTIVELFPSSLPISENQLFSLTGGGEYTKLKLGGSFGDLYGIKYKRDDQGRILVNEKGIPLAEGTPSYLGNPNPKFIMGFNNSFNIGKLGIAFLIDGKFGGKVLSLTEKANDIYGVSQSTADARDAGGVSIPNAVYAPGTPNAGQAYTGLTNAKDYYKAVGTTEGFGKGIDEAYLYSATTVRLRQASISYTFDIQSKYMRNATVSLVGTNLFFFYKKAPFDPEQVSGNTPGGVGVDSFGLPVTRSIGLSLKANF, encoded by the coding sequence ATGAGAAAAGCAGTTATACCCGTTCTGTTCGTTTTTTCACTTACTGCGAATGCACAGGAGAAAAAATCAGCCGACACTACGAAGACAAACAGTATTGAGGAGGTCGTAGTCACCTCTTTGGGGATAAAAAGGCAGGCCCGCTCTTTGACGTATTCCAGTCAGCAGATTGGCGGGGATGAGCTTACCGAAGTGAAAACTCCCAATCTATTAAATTCGATCAATGGAAAAGTTTCCAACGTACAGATCAACAGAACCAATGGTGTAGGTAGTTCCGTAAGGGTGATTATGAGAGGAGATAAGTCTGTCAACAGTGCACAGCCACTGTATGTAATTGATGGTCTTCCTATTATCAACGGAACAGGAAAATCAGCGGATATCGGGCAATATTCCAATATGCCGGATCCGGGAGATGTACTGAGCTCCATCAATCCTGATGACATTGAAAGCATCAACTTCCTGAAAGGAGCTTCTGCTTCTGCGTTATACGGTTCAGCCGGAGGTAATGGGGCTATCCTGATTACGACTAAAAAAGGACGTGCAGGGAAAAGCTCAATTACTTACAGCTCCAGCCTTACTGTAGACAGAGCATACAGTCTTCCAAAACTGCAGCACAGTTATTTATCTTATGATCCATCTGTAACAGGGTCACAGCCGGGACAGTCAACAGAAAGCTGGGGAGCAAAAGGAGCTTCCAAGGATTATCTTAAAGATTTTCTGCAAACCGGAACTACATGGGTAAACAGTCTGTCTTTCCAGTCAGGAAATGAAAAATCAACCAGCTATTTCTCTATTGGGAATACTACCAACAAAGGAGTGGTTCCAATGTCTTATTTTGATCAGTATAATGTTTCCTTTAGAAATTCAAGTAAATTTCTGGATGATAAATTAACATTAGATGCCAACTTCATAGGTTCATTACAGGAAAGTAAAAACAGACAGACTCCGGGAGCTTCTTTTTCTCCTTTAACGAGTTTGTATTGGCTGCCAAGAGGAGTTGATTTTGATCAGTATGGTCCTGATAATTATACTTATTTAAATAAAGAAAGATTTTTACCTGCTCAAAACTGGTGGGAGGTTAACCCGGATGGAAGTTTTAAAGGAAACCCGCCAACACAAAACCCTTATTGGATCTTAAACAGAAATCCTGTTACAGTAAGCAATAAAAATACATACGGAGCCCTTTCATTATCTTACCAGATCAATCCATGGTTAACGGCAAGAGTAAGAGGAAACTATAGCTGGAATATTTCAGACAGCCAGCGTGATATTGCTGCTTTTTCAGCGCCTACTTTACTCGCTGTGAATGAAGGGATCAATGGAAGAATCCTTAAAAATACGTATGAAAACTCTTCCACATATGGCGATGTGTTGCTTATCGGTAGTCCCAAAATAAGTGAGTCTATATCTTTAGACTTTACAATGGGAGGAAGTATCAATACCACAAGAAATAAAATAGGACAAATTGATAATGCTTATCTGACAAACCCTAATCTTTTCACTGTGAGTAATCTTGAATGGGGTAAAAAAAGGTCTCCGGGTGATGGATATCATAATATCTATACCAATATGAAGAAGCAGGTACAATCTGTCTTTGCCAGTGCTACAGTAGGGTACAAAAATATGTTTTATGTGGACATGACTTTTAGAAATGACTGGGATTCCAGTTTGGCCTTAACTGGAAGAACAGGATTTGACTACGAATCTGTAGGGGCTAATGCTGTATTATCATCTGTTTTCAAACTGCCGGAAGTCATTAGTTTCTGGAAAGTAAGAGGATCTTATGCAACTGTAGGATTAGGGTTGCCTACCAATATTTCCAATGCAATGATTGAATATAATAAAGGATATACTTTTGGAGTAGATGCGGGAACGCTTGTGTTTCCAAAGAGTTCATTTATTACTGATCCCAAGTATAAGGACCTGTTTCCGAAACCTGAATTTAATAAAACTTTTGAAGTTGGAACAGAGCTAAGGATGTTTAATAATAAATTAAGTTTTGATATTACTTACTACAACTCCAATACGAGCAATCAATTGTTAGAAACAAAAATCGATTCTTATTTTGGAGGGATAGCTCCTGGATCATATTATATTAATGCCGGGAAAATCCGAAATACAGGTTTTGAATCTTCATTATCCTATAAGATCTTCAGTTCAGAAAAATTTGGATGGACGACTACATTAAACGCATCGGCTAACAAAAATACCATTGTTGAATTATTTCCATCAAGTTTACCTATATCAGAAAACCAACTTTTCTCATTAACAGGAGGAGGGGAATACACAAAACTGAAATTAGGAGGATCTTTCGGAGATCTTTACGGAATCAAGTACAAAAGGGATGATCAGGGACGTATTTTAGTAAATGAGAAAGGAATCCCATTAGCAGAAGGTACTCCTTCTTATCTGGGTAATCCGAACCCTAAGTTTATTATGGGATTCAATAACTCCTTTAACATTGGTAAGCTGGGAATAGCATTCCTTATTGATGGTAAATTTGGAGGGAAGGTACTTTCCCTTACGGAAAAAGCAAACGATATCTATGGGGTTAGTCAATCTACAGCTGATGCAAGAGATGCTGGCGGGGTATCTATTCCAAATGCAGTGTATGCACCTGGAACTCCAAATGCAGGACAGGCTTATACAGGTTTGACTAATGCAAAAGATTATTATAAAGCAGTAGGAACAACAGAAGGATTTGGAAAAGGTATTGATGAAGCTTATTTGTACAGTGCTACAACAGTACGTTTACGTCAGGCTTCCATTTCATATACTTTCGATATTCAATCTAAATATATGAGGAACGCAACGGTAAGTTTAGTAGGAACCAACTTATTTTTCTTCTACAAAAAAGCACCGTTTGATCCTGAGCAGGTATCAGGGAATACACCTGGTGGAGTTGGGGTAGATTCATTCGGATTACCGGTTACCCGATCTATTGGATTATCATTAAAAGCTAACTTCTAA
- a CDS encoding SusD/RagB family nutrient-binding outer membrane lipoprotein — protein sequence MKINHIKIWAFGAALLFSASGCTNDFEQYNQEKAGGPENFYADFIAVVDPMKSMQRGLQSDYQLYPNLSADMYSGMFSTATPFNGGVNNLTYSMMDGWNNRIIARQQDIFNYSLIIDNTAKEIYKGVDFTGTFAVKKIIKVITAARVSDSHGPVVYSKYEKPNPNGVTDFDSQQEAYNYFIADLTAAITELQKVIAMSATQNIEDKSALKKADLVYGGNMAQWAKFANSLKLRLAMRMSYADPAKSKQYAEEALASSAGLITDNADNALISVGQSELSFIIYSWGDCLIGAPLMAYMNGYNDPRLPAYAIPASDPGLQGKYIGIRQGIDLLNGKSTYGGFSQPQAKSAAGDYFSGTDGKMKLFTAAETWFLKAEAALRGYAGAGDIQTNYTTGVQQSFGEWGKSANVATYLADNTSTEAPYVDPKNADNNVPVGNPQLSTITIAWNNGDTNERKLERIITQKWLSLYPNGPEAWAEQRRTGYPILFKVRKNDSGGAISTEAMIRRIPFTVDTKTSLYNYQQAAQMLNGPDTGGTKLWWDKK from the coding sequence ATGAAAATCAATCATATTAAAATATGGGCATTCGGAGCTGCACTATTGTTTTCCGCTTCAGGATGTACTAATGACTTTGAACAGTATAATCAGGAAAAGGCGGGAGGTCCTGAAAATTTTTACGCCGATTTTATAGCTGTTGTTGATCCGATGAAATCCATGCAAAGAGGATTACAGTCAGATTATCAGCTGTATCCTAACCTTAGTGCAGATATGTACAGTGGAATGTTCAGTACAGCAACACCGTTTAACGGAGGGGTAAATAATCTTACCTATTCTATGATGGATGGATGGAACAATAGAATTATTGCCAGGCAACAGGATATTTTCAATTACTCTCTTATCATTGATAATACGGCTAAGGAAATCTATAAAGGAGTAGATTTTACAGGAACATTTGCTGTTAAAAAAATTATTAAAGTCATTACGGCTGCAAGAGTTTCAGACAGTCACGGGCCTGTAGTCTACAGCAAATATGAAAAACCGAATCCGAATGGAGTAACTGATTTTGACTCCCAACAGGAAGCTTACAATTATTTTATTGCTGATCTTACTGCAGCCATTACAGAGTTACAGAAAGTAATTGCCATGTCAGCAACACAAAATATAGAAGATAAATCGGCATTGAAAAAAGCAGATTTAGTATACGGCGGAAATATGGCGCAATGGGCAAAGTTTGCCAACTCATTAAAGCTGAGATTAGCCATGAGAATGAGCTATGCAGATCCCGCGAAATCTAAACAATATGCAGAAGAAGCATTGGCCTCATCTGCGGGATTGATTACTGATAATGCAGACAATGCTTTGATCAGTGTAGGACAGTCAGAATTAAGCTTTATCATCTACTCATGGGGAGACTGCTTGATAGGCGCACCTTTAATGGCTTACATGAACGGATATAATGACCCAAGACTTCCGGCATATGCTATTCCGGCATCTGATCCAGGTCTTCAGGGGAAATATATAGGAATACGCCAGGGAATTGATTTATTAAATGGTAAATCAACGTACGGAGGATTCTCACAACCGCAGGCAAAATCTGCTGCCGGAGATTATTTCTCAGGAACTGATGGTAAAATGAAATTATTCACCGCTGCAGAAACATGGTTCCTGAAAGCTGAAGCAGCCTTAAGAGGTTATGCAGGAGCTGGTGATATTCAGACCAACTACACTACCGGAGTTCAGCAGTCATTTGGAGAATGGGGAAAAAGTGCCAATGTTGCCACTTATCTTGCTGATAATACTTCTACTGAAGCTCCTTATGTTGACCCGAAAAATGCAGACAATAATGTGCCTGTTGGAAATCCACAGTTAAGTACCATCACAATTGCATGGAACAACGGTGATACCAACGAAAGAAAATTAGAAAGAATCATTACCCAAAAATGGCTTTCCCTTTATCCAAACGGACCAGAGGCGTGGGCTGAGCAGAGAAGAACAGGATACCCGATTCTTTTCAAGGTAAGAAAAAATGATAGTGGCGGAGCGATCAGTACAGAAGCAATGATCAGAAGAATTCCTTTCACTGTTGATACCAAAACTTCACTATATAATTACCAGCAGGCTGCACAAATGCTTAACGGCCCTGATACCGGAGGAACTAAGCTTTGGTGGGATAAGAAATAA
- a CDS encoding MFS transporter, translated as MGKNNSGTRRIQPILWISTLYFAMGVPFVTINAVSGIMYKDMGVSDSQITFWTALVMFSWTLKPLWSPFLEIYKTKKFFVVFTQFAIGILFALVALSLPMHDFFKYSIALFAVVAFCGATHDVVADGTYIGFLSNKEQAKYIGWQGAFYNLAKIISSGALVYFAGVLEKTKGVTHAWMIIMVIYALLFFVLAIYHYFILPKENKEENKEDKTAGNVRKELLEVITSFFIKKKILWCILFIILYRFAEGFAIKIAPLFFKAPRTSGGLGLSTSDIGLIYGTYGSAAFILGSVLAGYFISARGLKKSLIWLCCTFNIPFVVYALLAYYQPADLLPVGIAVVVEYFGYGFGFVGLMLYMMQQIAPGKHKTAHYAFATGIMNLGVMIPGMFSGMISDWIGYKMFFIWVLIATIPAFLATLFVPFPHPENQKEQQINS; from the coding sequence ATGGGAAAAAACAACTCCGGAACCCGTCGGATTCAGCCAATTCTTTGGATTTCCACATTATATTTTGCAATGGGTGTTCCCTTTGTAACCATTAATGCAGTTTCAGGAATCATGTATAAAGATATGGGTGTTTCGGATTCGCAGATCACATTCTGGACAGCCCTTGTCATGTTCTCCTGGACGTTAAAACCTCTTTGGAGCCCGTTCCTGGAGATCTATAAAACAAAAAAATTCTTTGTTGTTTTTACTCAGTTTGCGATAGGAATTCTCTTTGCATTAGTAGCCTTAAGTCTGCCAATGCATGATTTTTTTAAATACAGTATTGCGCTTTTTGCAGTAGTGGCATTTTGTGGGGCTACCCATGATGTGGTAGCAGATGGAACATATATTGGTTTTTTATCTAATAAAGAACAGGCAAAATATATCGGTTGGCAAGGCGCTTTTTACAATCTTGCCAAGATTATCAGCAGTGGAGCACTCGTTTATTTTGCAGGTGTTTTAGAGAAAACAAAAGGAGTTACACATGCCTGGATGATCATTATGGTGATCTATGCATTACTGTTTTTTGTATTGGCTATTTACCACTATTTCATTCTGCCGAAAGAAAACAAAGAAGAAAATAAAGAAGATAAGACAGCCGGAAATGTTCGTAAAGAACTATTGGAAGTCATTACCTCGTTCTTTATTAAAAAGAAAATTCTGTGGTGTATCCTTTTCATTATTCTGTACCGTTTTGCAGAAGGATTTGCAATCAAAATAGCACCCTTATTTTTTAAAGCTCCAAGAACTTCAGGAGGGTTGGGATTATCCACTTCTGATATTGGACTTATTTACGGGACATACGGTTCTGCAGCATTCATCTTAGGATCAGTACTGGCAGGATATTTTATCTCAGCCCGCGGGCTGAAAAAATCTTTGATATGGCTATGCTGTACATTCAATATTCCATTTGTGGTATATGCATTACTGGCTTACTATCAGCCGGCTGACCTTTTACCGGTAGGAATTGCCGTGGTAGTAGAATATTTCGGATATGGATTTGGTTTTGTAGGGTTAATGCTCTATATGATGCAGCAGATTGCACCCGGAAAACACAAAACAGCTCATTACGCATTTGCAACAGGAATCATGAATCTTGGTGTAATGATCCCCGGAATGTTCAGCGGAATGATCAGTGACTGGATTGGATATAAAATGTTCTTTATCTGGGTGTTGATCGCTACCATTCCTGCATTTTTAGCCACTTTATTCGTTCCTTTCCCTCATCCGGAAAATCAGAAAGAACAACAAATCAACTCATAA